The segment CATAACGTCCGAAGAGATGCGGGTAAGCACAGGCAAAAGCAAGTATGACAAAAGCCCAGACCGCAAATGGCAGAGTCGAAGTCGCCTTTTTAACTCCGCCGACAGCCGCGCCCGCAGGTTTAGTAATAAAATTGAATGCACCGATACTGTTCAGCTGTCTCAATACAAGAAGAAACGAACACCCGGCGGCAATCTTCCACCATACAGAAAAAGTTCTTGCCACTTCCAGTCCTTCAGGCTTGATCCCCAGCAGAGGCCAGAGCAGGACGAAGAGCCAGATCATCCCAACGCCTAAAGAAGTCCAGTGCTTTTTAAACTCTGGTATCGTCAACGTTCTCTCCCATGATTCCTGAAGGTCTGAAATAAAGCACTCCGATAAGGATCAAAAATGCGAACACATCTTTGTACTCACCAGAAATATAACCGGCAGCAAAAATCTCAACCATGCCGATGATAAATCCGCCGATCATGGCCCCGGTTATATTGCCGATTCCGCCCAGTACAGCGGCGGCAAAAGCTTTGATCCCCGGCACAAAACCCATATCGTAACGCACCGATCCGTAGTACAGACCGACCATGATCCCTGCCGCAGCAGCCAAACCGGCACCGATGGCGAAAGTAAGGCTGATAATGCGATTGGAATTAATCCCCACCAGCGCAGACATAATCTTATCCTGAGCAGTGGAACGCATGGCTTTCCCGATGCGGGTCTTGAAGACCAGAAAATTGAGGGCCACCAACAGAAAAGCGGTCAAACTGACAATAAAAAGCTGCATGTAAGACAGCATTACTGTTCCGAATTCGAATCCGCCCTGAGTCAGTTCGGTGGGATAGGGTCTGTCATAGACACCCTGTGTAAGCATCAAGCCGTTCTGCAAGAAAATAGACATACCCAGTGCTGAAAGGAGCACTGAAAGTCTCGAAGAACTGCGCAAAGGCTTATAAGCCACTTTCTCCACAGCCATAGCCAGCATAGCACAGTAGGCCATGGCCAGAATAAGTGAACCGGACAGGCAGACCCATGCCGGAGCACCCTGTGCGAGCAGGTAGCTCATGAAGATAACACCGACGTAACCGCCAGCAGCAAAAAACTCGCCGTGAGCAAAGTTAATGAGCTGAATGATGCCGTACACCATGGTATAGCCCAATGCGATCAGTGCATAGACACTGCCGAGGGTAATACCGTTGATGAGTTGCTGAAAAAAATATTCCATGGATTTCCGGGGGCTGTACGTAATGGTCCCTGCCCGTAACGGGCAGGGACCGACATGATTTGACTTCTAGTAGAGCTTACCGGTTGCGGGGTTCCAGTAGTTGACGAACTTGCCGTCCTCAACTTTACGGATAATGTAGTTAGAACCGGAATCTCCATTCGGCTTGAATTTGATATGCTTTGTAGCACCATCGTAATCAAGCTTCATGAGTTCAGCTTTAACCTTTTCAGGATCGGTAGAACCAGCTGCTTTAACAGCTTTCATGTAAGCCATGGCACTATCATAAGCATAACCGGAATATGCTCCGGGACTACCGAATTTAGGCTGGTATTTTGCATAAAATTCTTTGTACGCAGGAGCGTTATCATCAATATAGCCGAAAGTAAGATATACACCATCAGCTGCGTCTTTAGCAATTTCAATCAACTGCGGATGGTAAACAGCATCCTGTGCAAGACGTGCTGCTTTGATTCCCATACGCTTAGCCTGAATAAGCATCAGCGCACCGGTAGCAGAGTTCTGCATGGACATGTAGAAGACGTCAGGATTAGTGTTTTTAACTTTAGTCAGGATAGCTGAAAAGTCTTTGTCGCCCTGGTTAACATGCTCGTGCCCGAGGACCTTAATACCTGCTTCACTAGCGATTTTCTCAACGCCGTCAGCAAGACCCTGTGAGTATGCAGTTTTATCATCTACAATATAAACGGATTTAGCACCGAGTTTATCAAGCATAAACTTAAGGGCAATCGCGCCCTGATCATCATCACGGCCGCACATGCGGAACATGTATGGAAGACCGCGAGAGGTAACTTTCTCATTTGTGGAGGCAGGAGTAATCATGACAATTGACTCTTCATCCAGAACTTCGGAAGCAGGCAGAGTAGAACTGGAACAATAAGCTCCAACAACACCATTCACTTCTTCATTAATAAGTTTGTTTGCAGTAGCAACAGCCTGACGAGGTTCGCATGCTGTATCCTGAGGCAAAACTTCAATAGAGTCGAATCCGGGGATTCCGCCATTAGCTTTGACAACTTCAACAGCTGTGAGTGCGCCATTTTTGATGTCATTACCATCAGCAGCATAAGGTCCGGTCAAAGGTCCCATTGTGCCAATTTTAAGAGTTTTCGCGAAAACCATGCCGGAACCGAGCATCATGATAGCTGCGGTAAGCAGAACAGTCGTAAACAAACGTTTCATAGAATGAGCCTCCCTAAAGTAAATTAGATTAGTTACCCAGATATGCCTCAATTACAGCAGGATTTTTCTGAATCTCTTCAGGGTTACCCTTTGCAATCATCACTCCGTGATCCAAGACTACAAGCCGCTGGCAGATACCCATGACAACTTTCATGTCATGCTCAACCATAAGCACGTTGATGCCCCTTTCAGAGATTTTACGGATAGTTTCCATCAACTCTGAACTTTCCGCCGGATTCAAGCCGGCAGCGGGTTCGTCAAGCAGAATAGAGCTGGGCTCTGAAGCCAGTGCTCTGGCTATCTCAAGCCGTCTCTGATGACCGTATGGAAGACTTGACGCAACCTCGTCAGCATATTCGTCCAGCTCCGCGAAACGGAGTTCCTCCATGGCCTTCTCCTTGATCCGCGCCTCTTCCCTTTTTTGAGCCGGGGTGCGGAAAACAGCACCGAAAACTCCGCATGATGAGCGAGAGTGTTGGGCGACCATTACATTTTCAAGGGCGGTCATGTTCTGGAACAGACGAATATTCTGGAAGGTTCTGGCAATGCCTTTATGAAGCACCTGATACGGCTTAAGACCGGTTAGGTTTTCGCCGTTGTACTCCACGTGCCCCCCGGAAGCCGAATAGACCCCGGTTATCACGTTAAAGACTGTAGTTTTGCCAGCACCGTTGGGACCGATAAGCCCCACAATCTCTCCCGGCATGAGAGAGAAGTTAACCTCTGCCAAAGCCTGCAGCCCACCGAAGCGGACGCTCACGTCGTGTAAATGAAGTTCTGCCATATTGGACATACCTATACACATTATTCTTCTTAAGATCAAGATAGAAGACGATTTTTATTCCTTACTAACTCGATCTAAAGAATTAATATTCGCAACAACAATGTTTTACTGTGAATTAAAATATCCAGCTGATTGCAGAATCAGTACACAACTAAGTTTACAGCAATACAGTTGATCACCTGATCAAAGTACAGCAGAAAACAAATATAACTATGTTCTGCGTTCTAGTATTTTTCACTAACATTAGTATCTACATCTGCTGATTCGCATTTAATCATACAGATTATAATGCTTAATAAAAGTCTTTTCTTGCTTACAAAATTGTCCATAGATTTAGCACTATTTTCCATAATTGGCTAATTTTGAGAGAAATCATTACACCTTTGACTTTAGCTGACATTTGTCCACTCAAAACGTCTTTTTCATGAATTAAGTTCGAGTATTTTCATTTATTCAATCATATCACTATTAATACAGCAGTAAATAACTTTTCACTTATGTAATTTTTCCATAAAAAAATTTTATTCTGTCATACCTTATGCAAAAAAAGAGACCCTGTCCGCCAAGCGGACAGGGTCTCACATTCTTCAATTAAATGAAGCTACAGGCTTAAGCGGCCTACCAACCTTCGTCAGCGAAGGGGTCGGAACCAAAACCGAAGTCTTCAGCAGGTGCACCACCAGTTGCGGGGGCACCGGCGGAACCAGCATCAGCAGGAGCTGCGCCTTCAGCAACAGCACCGGCAGCTACGGTTACAACACCGTGCTTTTTAACGTCTTCGATCATCTTGAGGAGCTCATCAACCTTGCCGATGTACTCTTCAACTTTTTCCTGGGAAGTAACGATGACTTTATCGCCTTCGTCTTTACCAGCAGCTTCAAAAGCTTCACACTTGCCTTTGTATTCAGCCATGGCTTTTTCGGTTTCACCGAGTTTGCCTTCAGCTGCAGCAAGTTTGGTTTCGAGATCCTGAATCTTAGCAGCCTGTTCGGAAACAGATGCACGGTATCCAGCGAGCTTTTCGAAGATTGCGTCAACCTGACCCATCACGTCGCCGGGAAGAGCGCCAACGGATACGTTTTCGCCGAGACCGGAAACCTGACCGGTTTTCATTTTAGCCAGTTCAGGATGCTGTTCGTAAATCCAAGCTTTTGCAAGTGCTGCTGCAAAAGGTTCGAATTCAGCATCAATGTCTTTCTGAGTCATGTAACCCAGAAGTTCCTGAACAGAGTTGTTGCTTTCGCCACCCTTAATATAGGACACAAAAGTGCTCATGGGGAAAGTTTTGCGTGCTTCAGACATGGTTAGTTCCTCCTTGCTCTATTACAGAGTAAAAGTCTTTTCTTCACGGACCGG is part of the Desulfovibrio sp. JC022 genome and harbors:
- a CDS encoding ABC transporter ATP-binding protein produces the protein MAELHLHDVSVRFGGLQALAEVNFSLMPGEIVGLIGPNGAGKTTVFNVITGVYSASGGHVEYNGENLTGLKPYQVLHKGIARTFQNIRLFQNMTALENVMVAQHSRSSCGVFGAVFRTPAQKREEARIKEKAMEELRFAELDEYADEVASSLPYGHQRRLEIARALASEPSSILLDEPAAGLNPAESSELMETIRKISERGINVLMVEHDMKVVMGICQRLVVLDHGVMIAKGNPEEIQKNPAVIEAYLGN
- a CDS encoding branched-chain amino acid ABC transporter permease codes for the protein MEYFFQQLINGITLGSVYALIALGYTMVYGIIQLINFAHGEFFAAGGYVGVIFMSYLLAQGAPAWVCLSGSLILAMAYCAMLAMAVEKVAYKPLRSSSRLSVLLSALGMSIFLQNGLMLTQGVYDRPYPTELTQGGFEFGTVMLSYMQLFIVSLTAFLLVALNFLVFKTRIGKAMRSTAQDKIMSALVGINSNRIISLTFAIGAGLAAAAGIMVGLYYGSVRYDMGFVPGIKAFAAAVLGGIGNITGAMIGGFIIGMVEIFAAGYISGEYKDVFAFLILIGVLYFRPSGIMGENVDDTRV
- a CDS encoding branched-chain amino acid ABC transporter substrate-binding protein encodes the protein MKRLFTTVLLTAAIMMLGSGMVFAKTLKIGTMGPLTGPYAADGNDIKNGALTAVEVVKANGGIPGFDSIEVLPQDTACEPRQAVATANKLINEEVNGVVGAYCSSSTLPASEVLDEESIVMITPASTNEKVTSRGLPYMFRMCGRDDDQGAIALKFMLDKLGAKSVYIVDDKTAYSQGLADGVEKIASEAGIKVLGHEHVNQGDKDFSAILTKVKNTNPDVFYMSMQNSATGALMLIQAKRMGIKAARLAQDAVYHPQLIEIAKDAADGVYLTFGYIDDNAPAYKEFYAKYQPKFGSPGAYSGYAYDSAMAYMKAVKAAGSTDPEKVKAELMKLDYDGATKHIKFKPNGDSGSNYIIRKVEDGKFVNYWNPATGKLY